The following are encoded together in the Bos javanicus breed banteng chromosome 4, ARS-OSU_banteng_1.0, whole genome shotgun sequence genome:
- the LOC133246660 gene encoding histone H2B type 2-K1 gives MSAEHGQLQQSGGRRGRSPGDKKSRRRSRRKETYSMYIYKVLKQVHPDIGISSKAMSIMNSFVNDLFERLAGEAARLAQYSGRTTLTSREVQTAVRLLLPGELAKHAVSEGTKAVTKYTSSK, from the exons ATGAGCGCTGAGCACGGACAGCTGCAGCAGTCTGGGGGCCGGCGCGGCCGGAGTCCTGGGGACAAGAAGTCCAGAAGGCGCAGCCGGCGCAAAGAAACCTACTCCATGTACATCTATAAGGTGCTGAAGCAG GTGCACCCCGACATCGGCATCTCCTCCAAGGCCATGAGCATCATGAACTCGTTCGTGAACGATCTGTTTGAGCGGCTGGCCGGTGAGGCCGCCCGGCTGGCCCAGTACTCAGGCCGAACCACACTGACGTCCCGGGAGGTCCAGACGGCCGTGCGTCTGCTGCtgcctggggagctggccaagcacgcTGTGTCCGAGGGCACCAAGGCTGTGACCAAGTACACCAGCTCCAAGTGA